The Aphis gossypii isolate Hap1 unplaced genomic scaffold, ASM2018417v2 Contig00252, whole genome shotgun sequence DNA segment ataaagaaaatgctTTCTTTATATCTTCTAATGTAATGGTCGATTTTATTGGAACTGATAAAATATGGTAGATAGATTGCACTGAAGAAAGACAAGATTTCAAATTTTCTgccatcaaatttattaaagtatcCAAAACATGATTAAATTCTTTTCGataaaatgattctaatgtgAAATCAGCTTGAGTATTGGAATTGGTATCAATCTTCTTGGGATTCAACCGTTTCCTATGATGTCTCTGAAAATCAACAACTGGGTTCACTTCCATTATACGAAAATACTTTAGCAGTTGATATgagattatttaattgttctgTATTATTTCGGATttcttttaatgattttactgCACAATCTATTAACACAATACCATCAACGATATTAAGATCTGAAGCCTCCAATTGTTCTGTtagtattttcatttgataCATTATGGTTTTCATTGTATACATACTAACAATGAAGTCAAATGACAGACACTTTTTTTGTAGCCCTAGAGCttgaattttagttttttggtCTACGTTTTTATCTATTGTCAGGTCATTTAAAACacttacaattatttcatatgaAATGTAAACTGCTTTTAGGGACTCAGCACGTGCAGTCCATCTGGTCTTTGATaaattgcaaatttttaatgaccCTTCAATCTCAAGCAactttttctgaaaatatccACCTCGCTTAGTgcttgaagaaaaaaatacatataaggattctaatgtgttaaataattCAGCAACAATAATACTGGCATTACAACTGTGTTCCACAAATGTGTTTAAACGGTGTGCTTGACATGGAATATATGGTATGTTATGACCAACTATTTTAGAAAGCATTGCTTGAGTTCCTTGTACATGGCCAGACATATTAGAAGCAAAATCATATGATTGAAAAGCTATACTTTCAAGATGTAAtccattttttgttaatatttcacaaattttatttgccatacctaaaaagaaatatcaaaaaaaaattcattaattctaattatatatatttttttttaaataacataatgatagtttattatgaaaaaagatataaaaaaatattattaccttttcCAGTTTTATCTTGAGTTTctgttatttcaattaatcgTTCACAAACTTTTGATTTTGTGTCTACATATCGAACACACACAGACATTTGGTCACGATTTGAAAGATCAGGAGTGGTATCTGCCATAACAGAATACATTTGAGCTTTTTTTACTtctgatacaatttttttttttgtttcttttgctAGTAgatgaataaattcattttgtgAATCGTGACTCATATATGTTACATGATATGGACGAAATGCTGTTTCTTCTAACCAAGTTTTCATAGTTGGACAGTAACGTGAgagaagtaatattatttgtttaaagttaCCGTTATTTTCATCCCCGTCCCCTCGAAATGATAACCCTTGTCGTGCTAATGTGCGTGttacatcaaataatattttaatgacatctttatgaaattgtttttgtgcACTTATTTGTATTGCAGCTTGTCTGTTTTCTTTATTTAGCAGTTTATCAATATGGTTGCAATTTAAAGTGAAGTTACTAAAGCAGTGgcgtattttcaataattttttggggggggggtttttaaattttaaaaagtcacATAATAAAGCTTATTTGTTTCATCTTACTTTGAAACAAGAAATAACAAGAGATGGAatgaatacaaacaatataattttaaaactgaaaaaatgtcacaattttagtaaaattaatttttaggatAATTACATCAATTAGAGTATCAGTTAatttgtcaaataaaataataaaataatttaaatacaatgtcATCTTTAACTTTACATGTttcttcattttaaattttaaattgaaaaaggtAAACGTGTTTTCTTTTTTGCCAGTTCTTCAATTACCTCTGTTGGTGTAATTTTATCTTATGAATTTATAGATAACATAGCTAACCCGTTTAGTCTtccctaaaataaaaaaacatagataattattatactgttatactCATGCTTATACTGTTATACTCatgctttataaataaataaataggtacctcgGAAATAGAATTTCTAAGATAAGTTTTTATCCTCTTCAAGTTTGAAAAAGTTCTCTTATTTGACGAAGAAGAGACCGGAAGTGTAGCCAAAATTTGgagaagtttaaaaatgtttgggtAAATAGATATGTTACATAAAGTTAAAGCCTCCAAAGCATTTTTTGGTTTATGATTTGTTTGCATAAGTTTTCTTTGCCATAACTTGTATTCtgattcaaatattatgttagaagATCCATTTTCCTGTAAatcttcaatatatttatttgaaagatTCTTAAAGTCTTCGAGGTGACCGTTTTCTTGAAATAAAGAGTCGAAATTCGACAAAGTTACTTGATGGTTTATGAACCTATTGTCTAactcattaataaatttatccaaATAAGGAATATATATTGATGCTCTGTAAAATTGCTCTGGTGAACTTGCTGGAACATTATTTCTATGAATTTGTCTGTTTGAAAGTCTAggcattttaatttcaatatcaaAACGTTCagctaatatttttacttgtccaaatatatctttaaaaacttCTTCAGCATTTTTTCTGAGATCTTGTAACTCCTGTTTAGTATCATTGGCTAGTATTACTGCTACTTTTAAGTCAATATTTGGATTTTGTAACAATTTTGATAGAGGTAATCCTATACTAAATCCTTTATTTAACACGAACAGAGATaccaaaaattctaaatttaatacagcGTTTCTAAGAGTCCTTGCTTTACCCGATGTTTCACTATCAACCCATTcagatattatttctaatgatTCAATAACGTGATTATAAAGctctataaaatcattaactgCATGAAATCTTTCGATCCATCTTGTTTCGCAACttctttttaatgttttttttgatgatatcTCGGAAGAACTTTCAATTTGATGATGTAAAACAGATTTTCTTTTTGGATAAATGAAAAAGTCACGGACTTTAGCTAAAGTTGATGAGCAATCTCTTAATTCAGCTGCACTACACGATTTAGACACTACCAGGTTTAATGAATGTGCTGAGCAATGTACGTACATTGCCAAtgggtgtattttttttatgtgtgctTGAACTCTATTTAATTTACCTGACATGGATGCTGCTCCATCATATCCTTGGCCTCTTAAGTACTTAGTATCTATGCCATATTTTTgaagattattaataattagttttgcCAATCCCTTTCCCGTCACGTCAAATGTTGgcacaaattgtaaaaattcttCGCGGAGTTCAAGATGGTTTATTTCAACATACCTTACACATAGAGAAACTTGTTCTACCCCCGACACATCTGTTGTTTCGTCTGCTAAAATAGAAAAGCATTTTGATGCATTAACCCTTGAAACTATTTTATCAAGCAATACCTTATTGCACGCTTCAATAATTGCGTTCTGACTTGTAGGACTAGTATATTTGATTGTTCCAGGACCTTCTAAATATGATTTCAAATCATTATCACCTTGAGCCCTGAATCGAAGAATTTCTCTAATATTGCCTTCATTGATTATTTCGGAATCTGaacatgttaaaatttttcctgAATCTCGATGACCTCTAAGCGCTAAATTTTGACGGCCACACAAAATAATTGCTTCGATTATAGgaactatatttttacgatttttcatTACTTCTCTAGCTGTAACGAGACATCGTTATTTCCTAAATATAGCGTGCGCGCTATCAGTCGGTAGCGGTGAGGCTGTCGTGCCGTCGACAGTCGTAggcgcacacacacactacCAACAGAGCGCGTTGGTGAGAATCATGCTAATAATCCGAGCGTGGCCGgtgaacatttaataaatttaaatgtaattattaaaaatatttataatgcaaatatttCTTGAACACTAGTTAAATTACCGGTGGTGATTTAACTCACGAAACGTTGAAAACTGGAAGgtgaaatacataaaaaacatgTTATGCACAAGCAGTATTCTGCGATGTTACGGTCGAGGTCGCATGGCATAAGTAGCCCCCGGGCACAGCCGAAAAATCGAATTCATCCGCCGAGCCGAAGACGCCGGGACGAGGACTGATATTCCCGAGTATAGTCGGAATACGATACGTTCGTATTAACGCCGCTATACTCGTATCATTCTCGTGTCGTCAAACTGACGCTACCGCGGAGACAGTCGTGTGCCGAACGTACAGCAAATTCAAGCGTCTGCCAGCCGGATACCGCCCGCCGTCCATCCAACGCCCACTGCCCGGGAGTCCGACCAAGGAGGACAGGAAGAGGAGACCTACCAGCCAGACACCACTTACTGCAGTAGGAATACGGTACGTCCGTATTAATGCCGCTGCGTGAGTTGGTGACCGTAAGTcctattgttaatatatatacttgtttgTATTGTCGTGTCCATCTGTATACGGCTGGAATACGGTAAGACCGTATTAACGCCTCCGTATACAGTGTCTGATAACTCTGTCTCCAGTTGGAATACAGTTCGCCTGTGTTAATGCCGCTGAGTCAGTgtgttactatttattataacgtttatatatatgtataattatatctgtattaattaaattttatatgtataattatatctgtATTAATTGATTCAATGTAAGTCTAAAATgactatatgaataaaaagaaaatactgtagaaaaacacttattattattattattattattatttgtgattatttaaataaacgtacttaatttataacatatacacTACGTGTTATAAATTCCGTTACATAGCTTTTCCAATGTCAATTTGTTTATCAATCGATAAAGTAGGATTTTTCACcatgtttaaaaatctatCTGCATCcaacacacattttttatgatattcgaGATTTgagtgatttttaaaatactctaACGCATGTCtccaattatcatatttttttatgaccaACGAGCCTAGTGACTGATTGTTAATCCCTCCAGAGTGTTTGGAAAAAGCTACGCAAAATTTACAGTACGCTCCGTTGTCAATAGCAGAATATACTAACCAAGAATAGCTAGAAAaccatttaaattgaaattttaaaaatcttggtGTTTTTTCTTTCCCAACAATAACTGCTTTTGtaggaaaagaaaaattttcatCGGGCATccagattttatttaatacttcttgtatttcattttgtgtcaaaactttttttatataattaaaaatatcacggGTGCTATAATTGACCGAAGAAGTACTATGTTCAGCAGATTCATGAACCAACGAATCAGTATTATTTGAcgaatgttcaatattttcttcAGGAATTGAAATTGACGTAGATGAaggagatttaaaaaatgactgtatatttaattgttttttggatgacattttttaaaatagcgaGATAGTCAAATAATTCTTATGGAgtcgattttaaataatctataatgataataaaattttttgtaaataaacacataaaaacatacaGTTTAGTACACAAGTATCTAGATACAGActacagtataaatattaaaataaaatagtatacttaAGATTATAACTTGATTTATGTATATCAAACTTACTtatgaatattacaatactgATTACTGAACGAGATCTGATGCAACAACGACAACGACAGCAAAAGAAcaagaaatgaaaataatgcaaCGAAAAGATACTATTCAGTACGAGCTTGCACACACTGGCGGCGGCAAGCGTATAGGTCCTATCTGTCAATCGATTCTGGGTAACACAAATTGCAATTAAGATAAGCGATATTCCACACCAAAATAACCCAACAGTTTTAGTCGTTTTAGATAGCTATATTATAGACAGTCTATCTACatcgttaaattattagaaaacctataataaaatatttatttaacatttaataactttttttttgttctgggGGGGGTTTGAACCCGaaaacccccccccccccgtaaatacgccactgtacTAAAGTCaactaaatttgatttatgcgtattagatgaaaaatgtaattctaaTTTTCCTGGTTTCCCTTTACCTCTTGACTTCATTTTTGACCAATTTCTAACTCCATCCACTGTCCAACTATTTTCAGCACGTGCTCTGTTTGGTCcatttggaaataataaacagATAAAACAGAATGCCGCATCGTAACAAATACTGTACACCAAATGTGGATATTCCTTAAACCAGCTTGAATTAAATTGTCTTTGTTTTCCTTTAGTTATGTCATAATTAGTTGGAAATGTATAATCAAGAGGTGATAAGGTCCaagacttaataaataattacgttGGGAAGCAGATTCGACTTTACCTCGTTTACCAGGGTCATggtctaataatttatcaactacttcttcatttgtaaaaaatgatttctcTGAAGTAAATTCCTTAGATAAAACATTAGAGGCAGattgtatatacatagctGACTTTTCTTTAACAGaagaaattaattcaatactcattgttaaaaaataaatgggaTTTGAAATATCATCAGCATGTACTTTTTTAAGAAGAATTTTacattcttttataatttgtactaaAGATGAAAGTTTACCAACACAATCGATCCAAGATTCAGTATTTTCACTGTGATCATTCATATCTTTAGTATCAAgatcattttcattttctttactGCTTAAAATGACACAATCATCCTGCAATTCaacaagattaaaaattataattaaactgtcTACTTAAACACCTAGTTACTTAGTgctttaaaataggtatttgattttcccaatttataaaatgtattaaattaattaatagtattaaatatatattaactatgcTATGATCTATGTCATGTTTGTATCATtatgttattgaataattataaataccataaatattgttgaaaaatttaaaaaaattatatgttttgtttagccaatttaaagacaatatgcaaaaataaaatttaaccttgtttcaatattgatatacatttttaattgttgtaatatactattattgaaattttgctGTTTAGTTAGGCTGATAATACTACCtactaacattattaataattaatatactgaattttaaagttataaaatttgacttaagtaggtattaatttttttttttttgcaaacacTAGCCAATAgccataatatgttttattaaataaaaataaaaataacttacttcTAATGCATCTAACAGATATT contains these protein-coding regions:
- the LOC126553495 gene encoding uncharacterized protein LOC126553495 — its product is MKTWLEETAFRPYHVTYMSHDSQNEFIHLLAKETKKKIVSEVKKAQMYSVMADTTPDLSNRDQMSVCVRYVDTKSKVCERLIEITETQDKTGKEQLEASDLNIVDGIVLIDCAVKSLKEIRNNTEQLNNLISTAKRHHRKRLNPKKIDTNSNTQADFTLESFYRKEFNHVLDTLINLMAENLKSCLSSVQSIYHILSVPIKSTITLEDIKKAFSLFPPGSDMSKVTDFEGILCEINILRLNTDDDSNNTLKLIMESSNKLKTVIPLANALCRLAYTSPVSTATNERVFSILKFVKNHLRTTMTDERLDNLMVLNSSKDILDEIDMSTMIESWATLKRTLYQKRNVCNGQENALLSVFVIHKRAAFKPRPHSQLSAADKC
- the LOC126553484 gene encoding 52 kDa repressor of the inhibitor of the protein kinase-like, which codes for MPRLSNRQIHRNNVPASSPEQFYRASIYIPYLDKFINELDNRFINHQVTLSNFDSLFQENGHLEDFKNLSNKYIEDLQENGSSNIIFESEYKLWQRKLMQTNHKPKNALEALTLCNISIYPNIFKLLQILATLPVSSSSNKRTFSNLKRIKTYLRNSISEGRLNGLAMLSINS
- the LOC126553496 gene encoding zinc finger MYM-type protein 1-like, which encodes MKNRKNIVPIIEAIILCGRQNLALRGHRDSGKILTCSDSEIINEGNIREILRFRAQGDNDLKSYLEGPGTIKYTSPTSQNAIIEACNKVLLDKIVSRVNASKCFSILADETTDVSGVEQVSLCVRYVEINHLELREEFLQFVPTFDVTGKGLAKLIINNLQKYGIDTKYLRGQGYDGAASMSGKLNRVQAHIKKIHPLAMYVHCSAHSLNLVVSKSCSAAELRDCSSTLAKVRDFFIYPKRKSVLHHQIESSSEISSKKTLKRSCETRWIERFHAVNDFIELYNHVIESLEIISEWVDSETSGKARTLRNADLV